The Macaca fascicularis isolate 582-1 chromosome 1, T2T-MFA8v1.1 genome includes a window with the following:
- the LOC101866053 gene encoding pancreatic alpha-amylase isoform X1 gives MKFFLLLLTIGFCWAQYSPNTQQGRTSIVHLFEWRWADIALECERYLAPKGFGGVQVSPPNENVAIHNPSRPWWERYQPVSYKLCTRSGNEDEFRNMVTRCNNVGVRIYVDAVINHMCGNAVSAGTSSTCGSYFNPGSRDFPAVPYSGWDFNDGKCKTSSGDIENYNDATQVRDCRLTGLLDLALEKDYVRSKIAEYMNNLIDIGVAGFRLDASKHMWPGDIKAVLDKLHNLNSNWFPQGSKPFIYQEVIDLGGEPIKSSEYFGNGRVTEFKYGAKLGTVIRKWNGEKMSYLKNWGEGWGFVPSDRALVFVDNHDNQRGHGAGGASILTFWDARLYKMAVGFMLAHPYGFTRVMSSYRWPRNFQNGKDVNDWVGPPNNNGVIKEVTINPDTTCGNDWVCEHRWRQIRNMVAFRNVVDGEPFTNWYDNGSNQVAFGRGNKGFIVFNNDDWSFSSTLQTGLPAGTYCDVISGDKIDGNCTGIKIYVSNDGKAQFSISNSAEDPFIAIHVESKL, from the exons ATGAAGttctttctgttgcttttaaCCATTGGGTTCTGCTGGGCTCAGTATTCCCCAAATACACAACAAGGACGGACATCTATCGTTCATCTGTTTGAATGGCGATGGGCGGATATTGCTCTTGAATGTGAGCGATATTTAGCTCCCAAAGGATTTGGAGGAGTTCAG GTCTCTCCACCAAATGAAAATGTTGCAATTCACAACCCTTCAAGACCTTGGTGGGAAAGATACCAACCAGTTAGCTATAAATTATGCACAAGATCTGGAAATGAAGATGAATTTAGAAACATGGTGACTAGATGTAACAATGTTGGG GTTCGTATTTATGTGGATGCTGTAATTAATCATATGTGTGGTAATGCTGTGAGTGCAGGAACAAGCAGTACTTGTGGAAGTTATTTCAACCCTGGAAGTAGGGACTTTCCAGCAGTCCCGTATTCTGGATGGGATTTTAATGATGGTAAATGTAAAACTTCAAGTGGAGATATCGAGAACTATAATGATGCtactcag GTCAGAGATTGTCGTCTGACTGGTCTTCTTGATCTTGCGCTGGAGAAGGATTATGTGCGTTCCAAGATTGCCGAATATATGAACAATCTCATTGACATAGGAGTTGCAGGGTTCAGACTTGATGCTTCCAAGCACATGTGGCCTGGAGACATAAAGGCAGTTTTGGACAAACTGCATAATCTCAACAGTAACTGGTTTCCTCAAGGAAGTAAACCTTTCATTTACCAGGAG GTAATTGATCTGGGTGGTGAGCCAATTAAAAGCAGTGAGTACTTTGGAAATGGCCGGGTGACAGAATTCAAGTATGGTGCAAAACTCGGCACGGTTATTCGCAAGTGGAATGGAGAGAAGATGTCTTACTTAAA gaaCTGGGGAGAAGGTTGGGGTTTCGTGCCTTCTGACAGAGCACTTGTCTTTGTGGATAACCATGATAATCAACGAGGACATGGGGCTGGAGGAGCCTCTATTCTTACCTTCTGGGACGCCAG GCTGTATAAAATGGCAGTTGGATTTATGCTTGCTCATCCTTATGGATTTACACGAGTAATGTCAAGCTACCGTTGGCCAAgaaattttcaaaatggaaaa GATGTTAATGATTGGGTTGGGCCACCAAATAATAATGGAGTAATTAAAGAAGTTACTATTAATCCAGACACTACTTGTGGCAATGACTGGGTCTGTGAACATCGATGGCGCCAAATAAG GAACATGGTTGCTTTCCGCAATGTAGTGGATGGTGAGCCTTTTACAAACTGGTATGATAATGGGAGCAACCAAGTGGCTTTTGGAAGAGGAAACAAAGGATTCATTGTTTTCAACAATGATGACTG gTCATTTTCTTCAACTTTGCAAACTGGTCTTCCTGCTGGCACATACTGTGATGTCATTTCTGGAGATAAAATTGATGGCAATTGCACAGGCATTAAAATCTACGTTTCTAATGATGGCAAAGCTCAATTTTCTATTAGTAACTCTGCTGAAGATCCATTTATTGCAATTCATGTTGaatctaaattataa